One genomic region from Nymphaea colorata isolate Beijing-Zhang1983 chromosome 12, ASM883128v2, whole genome shotgun sequence encodes:
- the LOC116266299 gene encoding carotenoid cleavage dioxygenase 7, chloroplastic isoform X1, which translates to MQTSVFRSLRASLPATPGSRIPSVSKPSTGGHIPAVSTPAKGRPFPAVSVAVRPAEITETRRTRWIRKLEEEEKKAEDNDPILAFWDYQFLFVSQRSETERPLTLRLVEGSIPQDFPSGTYYLAGPGMFSDDHGSTVHPLDGHGYLRAFEVDGPGRRVRFSARYVSTEAQREERQEATGEWKFTHRGPFSVLRGGKKLGNTKVMKNVANTSVLKWGPRLLCLWEGGNPHEVDPATLETVGEFCTAVDQPRSGGKLLASGAFRPDFRRLTTKSVFTELAALFLKPFLHGIFKMPPKRMLSHYKIDPQRNRLLMMSCNAEDMLLPWSHFTIYEYDENFNLLQKRDFNIPDHLMIHDWAFTDNHYILVGNRIKLDVAGSMKAVCGTSPMISALSLNRSSSKTPIYVLPRFSDDSMGSRDWTVPIEAPSQFWLLHVANAFEERDGSGNVEIQMQASTCSYQWFDFNKMFGYDWERSQLDPTFMNPRQDLLPHLTQVTMRLDRDGHCNSCVMHQLARWTKASDFPIINPRMSGMKNKYTYAATCSGYRRALPHFPFDTVVKFNRVTKSVATWRAGRRRFIGEPIYVPKGKSEDDGYILVVEVPKPTNFKTHNLFDSISPSSSKVSGLQMYAVSIQMCYLVLLDAQLIGKRGALVARIEVPREFNFPIGFHGVWAPA; encoded by the exons ATGCAGACGTCCGTATTCCGATCGCTCCGGGCCTCGCTTCCCGCGACGCCCGGAAGTAGAATTCCTTCGGTAAGTAAACCGTCGACTGGAGGACATATCCCTGCCGTCAGTACTCCGGCGAAGGGACGGCCATTTCCTGCTGTCTCCGTCGCCGTCCGCCCAGCCGAGATCACCGAGACCCGCCGGACTCGGTGGATCCGGaagctggaggaggaggaaaaaaaggCTGAGGATAACGATCCGATACTGGCATTCTGGGACTACCAGTTCCTTTTTGTATCCCAGCGGTCGGAGACCGAACGCCCCCTGACTCTCCGGCTGGTTGAGGGCTCGATCCCGCAGGATTTCCCGTCTGGAACCTATTACCTCGCCGGACCCGGAATGTTCTCCGACGATCACGGCTCCACCGTCCACCCGCTGGACGGGCACGGCTACCTCAGGGCATTCGAAGTGGACGGGCCGGGCCGGCGGGTCCGGTTCTCGGCGAGATACGTCTCCACGGAGGCCCAGAGGGAGGAACGCCAAGAGGCCACCGGCGAGTGGAAGTTCACCCACCGCGGTCCCTTCTCCGTCCTACGTGGCGGAAAGAAGCTGGGCAACACCAAGGTGATGAAGAACGTAGCCAACACCAGCGTCCTCAAGTGGGGCCCACGGCTGCTCTGCCTCTGGGAAGGAGGGAATCCGCACGAGGTGGACCCCGCCACGCTGGAGACCGTCGGGGAGTTCTGTACAGCAGTAGACCAGCCGCGATCAGGCGGGAAACTGCTCGCTTCCGGCGCTTTCCGGCCGGATTTTAGGAGGCTTACTACCAAGTCGGTCTTCACGGAACTCGCTGCTCTCTTTCTGAAGCCCTTTCTTCATG GTATTTTCAAGATGCCTCCCAAGAGAATGCTTTCACACTACAAGATTGATCCTCAAAGAAATCGCCTCTTGATGATGTCATGCAATGCCGAAGACATGCTTCTACCTTGGAGCCATTTTACAATCTACG AATATGATGAAAATTTCAACCTTTTGCAAAAGAGGGATTTCAACATTCCTGATCACTTGATGATCCATGACTGGGCATTCACTGACAACCATTACATACTCGTTGGCAACCGCATCAAGCTCGATGTTGCAG GGTCCATGAAGGCTGTATGCGGTACATCACCAATGATCTCAGCACTGTCACTCAATCGCAGCTCTTCTAAAACTCCCATCTATGTGCTTCCTCGATTTTCAGACGACTCGATGGGAAGCAGAGACTGGACCGTCCCAATTGAAGCTCCTTCACAGTTTTGGTTGCTCCATGTTGCCAATGCATTTGAAGAAAGGGATGGGAGTGGGAACGTGGAGATTCAAATGCAAGCATCAACTTGTTCATACCAGTGGTTCGATTTCAACAAAATGTTCg GCTATGATTGGGAACGGTCTCAACTTGATCCAACCTTCATGAATCCTCGACAAGACTTATTACCTCATCTAACGCAG GTGACAATGAGATTGGATCGCGATGGGCACTGCAATAGCTGTGTAATGCACCAACTGGCACGATGGACCAAGGCCAGCGACTTTCCaatcataaatccaagaatgtCTGGCATGAAAAACAAGTATACCTATGCTGCAACTTGTTCAGGCTATCGGCGAGCGCTACCACACTTTCCGTTCGACACTGTTGTGAAATTCAACAGGGTAACTAAATCAGTGGCGACGTGGAGAGCTGGAAGACGAAGATTCATTGGAGAGCCGATCTATGTCCCAAAGGGGAAGAGTGAAGATGATGGATACATACTAGTGGTTGAGGTACCTAAACCTACAAACTTCAAAACTCATAATTTGTTCGATAGCATCTCCCCTTCATCTTCGAAGGTTTCTGGTCTTCAAATG TATGCAGTGTCGATACAAATGTGTTATCTTGTACTTTTGGATGCCCAACTTATAGGAAAACGTGGTGCACTGGTAGCCAGAATAGAAGTTCCTAGAGAATTCAACTTTCCTATTGGATTTCATGGAGTTTGGGCACCAGCATGA
- the LOC116266299 gene encoding carotenoid cleavage dioxygenase 7, chloroplastic isoform X2 — protein sequence MQTSVFRSLRASLPATPGSRIPSVSKPSTGGHIPAVSTPAKGRPFPAVSVAVRPAEITETRRTRWIRKLEEEEKKAEDNDPILAFWDYQFLFVSQRSETERPLTLRLVEGSIPQDFPSGTYYLAGPGMFSDDHGSTVHPLDGHGYLRAFEVDGPGRRVRFSARYVSTEAQREERQEATGEWKFTHRGPFSVLRGGKKLGNTKVMKNVANTSVLKWGPRLLCLWEGGNPHEVDPATLETVGEFCTAVDQPRSGGKLLASGAFRPDFRRLTTKSVFTELAALFLKPFLHGIFKMPPKRMLSHYKIDPQRNRLLMMSCNAEDMLLPWSHFTIYEYDENFNLLQKRDFNIPDHLMIHDWAFTDNHYILVGNRIKLDVAGSMKAVCGTSPMISALSLNRSSSKTPIYVLPRFSDDSMGSRDWTVPIEAPSQFWLLHVANAFEERDGSGNVEIQMQASTCSYQWFDFNKMFGYDWERSQLDPTFMNPRQDLLPHLTQVTMRLDRDGHCNSCVMHQLARWTKASDFPIINPRMSGMKNKYTYAATCSGYRRALPHFPFDTVVKFNRVTKSVATWRAGRRRFIGEPIYVPKGKSEDDGYILVVEYAVSIQMCYLVLLDAQLIGKRGALVARIEVPREFNFPIGFHGVWAPA from the exons ATGCAGACGTCCGTATTCCGATCGCTCCGGGCCTCGCTTCCCGCGACGCCCGGAAGTAGAATTCCTTCGGTAAGTAAACCGTCGACTGGAGGACATATCCCTGCCGTCAGTACTCCGGCGAAGGGACGGCCATTTCCTGCTGTCTCCGTCGCCGTCCGCCCAGCCGAGATCACCGAGACCCGCCGGACTCGGTGGATCCGGaagctggaggaggaggaaaaaaaggCTGAGGATAACGATCCGATACTGGCATTCTGGGACTACCAGTTCCTTTTTGTATCCCAGCGGTCGGAGACCGAACGCCCCCTGACTCTCCGGCTGGTTGAGGGCTCGATCCCGCAGGATTTCCCGTCTGGAACCTATTACCTCGCCGGACCCGGAATGTTCTCCGACGATCACGGCTCCACCGTCCACCCGCTGGACGGGCACGGCTACCTCAGGGCATTCGAAGTGGACGGGCCGGGCCGGCGGGTCCGGTTCTCGGCGAGATACGTCTCCACGGAGGCCCAGAGGGAGGAACGCCAAGAGGCCACCGGCGAGTGGAAGTTCACCCACCGCGGTCCCTTCTCCGTCCTACGTGGCGGAAAGAAGCTGGGCAACACCAAGGTGATGAAGAACGTAGCCAACACCAGCGTCCTCAAGTGGGGCCCACGGCTGCTCTGCCTCTGGGAAGGAGGGAATCCGCACGAGGTGGACCCCGCCACGCTGGAGACCGTCGGGGAGTTCTGTACAGCAGTAGACCAGCCGCGATCAGGCGGGAAACTGCTCGCTTCCGGCGCTTTCCGGCCGGATTTTAGGAGGCTTACTACCAAGTCGGTCTTCACGGAACTCGCTGCTCTCTTTCTGAAGCCCTTTCTTCATG GTATTTTCAAGATGCCTCCCAAGAGAATGCTTTCACACTACAAGATTGATCCTCAAAGAAATCGCCTCTTGATGATGTCATGCAATGCCGAAGACATGCTTCTACCTTGGAGCCATTTTACAATCTACG AATATGATGAAAATTTCAACCTTTTGCAAAAGAGGGATTTCAACATTCCTGATCACTTGATGATCCATGACTGGGCATTCACTGACAACCATTACATACTCGTTGGCAACCGCATCAAGCTCGATGTTGCAG GGTCCATGAAGGCTGTATGCGGTACATCACCAATGATCTCAGCACTGTCACTCAATCGCAGCTCTTCTAAAACTCCCATCTATGTGCTTCCTCGATTTTCAGACGACTCGATGGGAAGCAGAGACTGGACCGTCCCAATTGAAGCTCCTTCACAGTTTTGGTTGCTCCATGTTGCCAATGCATTTGAAGAAAGGGATGGGAGTGGGAACGTGGAGATTCAAATGCAAGCATCAACTTGTTCATACCAGTGGTTCGATTTCAACAAAATGTTCg GCTATGATTGGGAACGGTCTCAACTTGATCCAACCTTCATGAATCCTCGACAAGACTTATTACCTCATCTAACGCAG GTGACAATGAGATTGGATCGCGATGGGCACTGCAATAGCTGTGTAATGCACCAACTGGCACGATGGACCAAGGCCAGCGACTTTCCaatcataaatccaagaatgtCTGGCATGAAAAACAAGTATACCTATGCTGCAACTTGTTCAGGCTATCGGCGAGCGCTACCACACTTTCCGTTCGACACTGTTGTGAAATTCAACAGGGTAACTAAATCAGTGGCGACGTGGAGAGCTGGAAGACGAAGATTCATTGGAGAGCCGATCTATGTCCCAAAGGGGAAGAGTGAAGATGATGGATACATACTAGTGGTTGAG TATGCAGTGTCGATACAAATGTGTTATCTTGTACTTTTGGATGCCCAACTTATAGGAAAACGTGGTGCACTGGTAGCCAGAATAGAAGTTCCTAGAGAATTCAACTTTCCTATTGGATTTCATGGAGTTTGGGCACCAGCATGA